From one Lycium ferocissimum isolate CSIRO_LF1 chromosome 5, AGI_CSIRO_Lferr_CH_V1, whole genome shotgun sequence genomic stretch:
- the LOC132056964 gene encoding uncharacterized protein LOC132056964, whose product MDEDEVPKKVSRKDFAWKYAIKTPGEKYFKCKFCDQQCIRTINRLKQHLSGTHLGMTPCLKVPDEVSEECKKSLQKLKTAKAMPTATLEEMRVAASGNVNMSSEVSSSPTMANLNPKARGPLDDFVSAQARQATSNSKWKKEERKEVCQRIGRFFFSSGIPFNIANDPYYLPMFEGVANYGLGFVPPSMHELRTWILKEEVTNIHKMLDEHKKSWKHMVVQLCRIVGRMEKVDALSTF is encoded by the coding sequence ATGGATGAAGATGAGGTTCCCAAAAAAGTGAGCAGAAAGGATTTTGCATGGAAATATGCAATTAAGACCCCAGGTGAGAAGTACTTCAAATGCAAGTTCTGTGATCAACAATGTATCCGCACAATCAATAGATTGAAGCAACATTTATCAGGCACTCATTTAGGAATGACGCCTTGTCTTAAGGTACCAGATGAAGTAAGTGAAGAATGCAAGAAATCATTACAAAAGCTTAAAACTGCAAAAGCCATGCCAACTGCTACTTTGGAAGAAATGCGAGTGGCTGCATCTGGAAATGTTAATATGTCTAGTGAAGTTAGTTCATCTCCAACTATGGCCAATTTAAATCCAAAGGCTAGAGGTCCATTGGATGATTTTGTTAGTGCTCAAGCAAGGCAAGCTACTTCGAACTCCAAATGGAAAAAGGAGGAAAGGAAAGAAGTTTGTCAACGAATTGGTAGATTCTTCTTCTCAAGTGGTATACCGTTTAACATCGCAAATGATCCATATTATTTGCCTATGTTCGAAGGCGTTGCAAATTATGGTCTGGGTTTTGTGCCTCCCTCAATGCATGAGTTGAGAACTTGGATACTAAAAGAAGAAGTtacaaatattcacaagatGTTAGATGAGCATAAGAAATCTTGGAAGCATATGGTTGTTCAATTATGTCGGATAGTTGGTCGGATGGAAAAAGTAGATGCTTTGTCAACTTTCTGA